TTCAGGTGACAAAAACTATCTGATTCCTTTACATCAGGATATTATTCTTGAAATTAATGATGAAAACCGGATTATCAGGATCAAAGCACCGGAGGGGTTGTTTGAACTTTAGCGTTTTAGCGGTTTAGGAGTTCAGGCGTTCAGGCGTTCAGAAGGTATTACAGGGACGATAGGGACGCCAAGGACTATAGGATAGTTGTATGTTTCCAGTGCAGTCACCAGTTACCAATCACCACTTACCAGTTACCAGTCACCACTCACCAGTCACCAGTCACCAACTTTATTTGTAAATGTTCTCGGGGTCAGTGGTCACAAGTTCAACAAAGAAATCGGCGATTTTGGTTGTGATGTCTTCAAGGTAGCGTGCTCCTTTTTCAGGAGTGGCTTTTTTAGGATTTCCTATTCCGGTATCTTCCGTAACTTTAGTCCATGCCCTTGGGAACCAAACCCATCCTTCCCTTCTTGCTTTAAAAACGGGTGATTTGGCTTTACCGTCACCAGCTTCGTTTAATGGCAGCACTATTTCAGGATCAATGTGCATGATGACACTGGTTTCCATTTCGTTTGCATGATCACCTGATTCTTCAAAATAATCTTTCAAAGGGGCTGCTTCGAACCAATTCAGCTGCATGATGAAGATATCAGGATAACGGGGTTGCAATTCGCGGATAATTGTTTTGAAATCATTGCCACCATGGCCGTTCATAATAACAAACCGTGTTATACCGTGATTGGATAAGCTGTTCAGCACATCTTCAATTATCCTGAACTGGGTACCGGGATTCATATTAATTGTCATGTAAATATCAAGCTGACTTGTATTCACCCCAAAGGGAATTGCAGGCAGAACAACGACTTTGGCTCCATTTTCCCATGCTTTTTCAGCAGATTTTTCAGCTATATATTCTGTTTCAATAATATCGGTACCGAAAGGAAGATGAAAATTATGAGCTTCAGTGGCACCCCAGGGCAAAACAGCGACGTCATACTTTATATCCTGTACTCTTTTCCAGGGACTTTTGCGTAGATTAACCGGACTTGTCATCAGAATTTCTTTTACCGTAAATTTAATGGTTTTAACTTCAAACAACTCAAAATACATTTGTACCAATACTATTTGTAGTTTTTTTTAGTTAGCATTGTAATAAAAAGAATTTTGAATGTCCCTTCAAAAGACACTGGTACTATCAATTGTACTTTTCATTTACACCTTTAGCGCAAAGGCACAGATATTTTCTCCTTCCGCCAGTGATTCGGTTATCGCTTCTTATGGAACGGATAAAGTTTTTATTTTTAATGCTCCTTCCTACCGGGCTCCGGTCCAGGCTACGCTGGTTGCGGTAGCTGCCGATACAAACAATGACTGGAGTTTTCAATGGTCGGTTTATAATGCTGCAGATACATCTTTTAATACCCTTCCAGGAACAGTAACGGGTCATACATCCGTGATGGGTAATATTTCCGTAAACGGCGGATATCGTGTTACTATGAACAGAAATGCTGAAAGCATCGTTTATACCGCGTGGGTAGTTATAAATGACCTGGACCTTAACATTACAAATAAAGACAGTCATGACACCATACTTTATGGTTATTATGATTGTGCCTCACTTGACCTCCATGCAGATACCACAAAGCCGGCTGCTTATTACTATAACCCGGCAAACGGCCAGAAACTGATACCCGGAAGTCTTCTTACGATCAAATGGACTACAGATAATCCTGAAGCTACAAATCCGGGCAGCAGATTGCTCACGAGGGTTTCCAATCCGCCATGGAAAGACACACGGTACATTGTGACTGTCACTGACCGGTTTGGTTTGACGCGAAAAGATTCCGCTGTTTACAATTCGATTCAGTCAAAGGCTGACCTCGCTGGGCCCGATTATCTTCCTCCGAGCGAAGACTCGATCATTCATCCGAAACATGAATGGTATGATAAATTTTACAGTTATGATGATGGGGCAAAGTCAGCACCGGCCCTGTTCAAATTTGATGTTTCGGGCTCAAAGAACTATGAAAATTACATACTGGTATTCGGGGATGGCGATTCACTAGTGCTTGGCAGTGATTCAACAGTGATTTATCATGAATATAAGAAGCCCGGCCAGTACAAAGCACTGCTGACAACAAAGTCAGGTCCCCCGTTCGAGTGCATCGACTCCGTTTCCACAATGGTTGGAGTTGACAAAGCTACAGGTACCAATTTTATTATGCCGAACGTTTTTACACCTGACGGATCTGCCAATAAACTTCTTAAGTATGATGAAAACGCTGTCAACAGCGTCTTCAGGACGACCGATGTATCCATCATTTTTATTGACATAGCTATATATAGCAGAACCGGGTTAAAGGTGCATGAATTTGAAGGGAACATCAGAGACTGGGGCGGTTGGGACGGAAAAATAATGAATTCAAACCGGGATGCGCCGGAAGGAGTATATTTCTATGTAATTTCAAGGTTTATAGGTTATACAGACAATAATGACCCGATCAGTAAAAAACTGATGAACGGATTCATTCATTTGTACCGCAAAAACTGAATCATTGCCAGGCTCCGATAATTCCTCCGGCTACCATAAAAGCGATGGCGAAATAACCCGCATTGATTAAAAACAGCCTGAAAGAACTTCTTTCAAAAAGATAAAGGATACCCACTGAAGCGGCCACCCATCCTATTCCGGCTAGCGCTCCGGCAGTAATTCCCCAAGTAAGTCCGGCGTTTTGACCCAGGAATGCCGCCAGGTTAAAGGAAATGATAAACGATAGCAGGAAAGCAAGTCCGAAAACTTTACCCATGTTAGCCTGTTTCAATGTTTCTTCAGATAGTTTGGCTTCTTTAATCCATACTCTTACAAATAGCAAAGGAGAATACCACAGTCCTCCGATAATAAAAAATGATGCAGCGGCGACAAGTACTGCAAGGAAATTGATTTTGCTGAGATCCATTGTGTTTAATATTTAAGGTTGAACAGTGAAACAAGATTAAGGAATAAAGGTTCAAGCCCATTCCCAACACGGATGAAAATTCGATAAGACCGCCTATTCCAAGGACTCGCTCGTCACTAAAATGAAACTATTCGTCAAAATAATCGTATACCTCATCAAAAATGTTATAAGTACCGGGTGATGCCATATCAGTAAAAGGCCAGCGTTACCCTGAATGGGAAAAAGGGCTACAGCAACAGGTATGAGGGGCACATTAACAAAACTACTAACCGTAACCACGTTATCAGCCAGCTTGTTTTCGCCGCGGGCATCCGGTCAGTGCGCACTGATCACCGATAATTACAGCGGACAGGTTGCCGGCAGCGTTTGTGCCCCTGTTAACCTGAATATGGATGTCCGGTACAAGTTCATTCTTCCGGTTGATCCTTCAAAAGTTCAGATATTATATGTATGGAATGACGGAACAGGTGCAACCACCACAATTCCCGCCATAACACACGGAGATACCATTTTTACGGCAACCGCATCGCATGTTTATCCTCCTGCAGATCAGTGTTCATACACTGCTGAAGCGTATGTTATTTATGACGGTCAGCAATGTGTAAGCAGCAGCAGGCAGGAGCAAACCTTCAGTGCATGGGCAAGAGACAATCAGAACGGTGCTGTGGTAATCACCGATCCTGTTATTGCACAGTTTTGCGAGGGCGAAGACATTATTGATGTTCGTTTTCGGGATAATTCCACCTTCAATTGTAATATCAATGTGGAACCCGACAAGCCTAACCGGATTACCCGGTGGGTTCAGTTTATTTATGGTACTCATACCATAGGCGGCGACAGGATACCTAATATTACGATTCGTGACCCTTTAGGAAACATATACCAGATGACCGACGCAGCCGGAAATTCACTGCCGCCTGTAGCCGGACCAATAGTTGAAATACCGATTCCTGCTGATGGCCCAACTGAAATTTCATGGCCGATTAGTGCTCCTGCCGGAGGAGTAGCCGGAGATATATTTGAGATTACGCTGAGAAACTGGAATATCTGTAACCCTTATGACCGGAATCCCTTTGATGCAATTCCCCCCACTGACCCGATAAACGGTGATTATCCGCCCATAACCAACACGGCACTAATTGAAATTATAACAACGCCGCCCGAGATTACAAATCCTTCACTTGAATTTTGCGCCGGAAGTCCCATTCGTCTTACTTTATCCACTTCAGGCGGACAGGTCAACTGGTACACCGATTCATTGCTAACCCATCACATTCATACCGGTCCCAACTTTGATCCCACAGGTGCGCCTACATATATTGATAACTCAAGGGGAGGAACGTATTCATTCTGGGTAACCGAAACCATTGGTGCCTGTGCCAGTGCTCCAAGCAGAGTTTCATTCACAATTTTTGACACTCCTGCACCGGCACCGAATGCAGGTCCCGACGCAGCTGTTTGCAGTAATATGTATACACTCAGGGGGAATACCCCGGTAATCGGAGTTGGAGAATGGACGACGACTTCTTCAGCCATTATTTCCGACCCTTCAAACCCCAACACAACAGTAACCAATCTGCAACCGGGTCCTAATCTTTTCAGGTGGACCATCAGCAACGGTCCCTGTGTTTCAGTGGATGAAGTAGTAATTACATCAGACAGGCAGCCAGACCCGGCCGATGCAGGACCCGATCAAAGTTTTTGTAATACATCAGGCACTGTATTGCATGCCCGTTCAGCCACAAATAATGGTACGGGAACATGGACGGTTTCAACCGGAAATGCGAACTTTAATGATATACACAGTGCAAGTGCATCGGCTACTTCGCTTGCCGGTGGTGAAAACAGGCTTGTATGGACTGTAAGAAGCCGGTATGGCGTTTGTGTAACAACTGCTGACTCCATGTATATCCTGCGTGACCGGTCTCCATCACCTGCCAATGCAGGACCCGACAGAGGAGTGTGTGATTCATCAGCAGTAAAACTGGGTGCCCTGCCGGTCAATAACGGAGGCAGCGGAACCTGGACAGTTCTTTCCGGCGGAGCCATGCTTGTCGATGTGCATGATGCATCCTCTGATGTTTCCAATCTTTCATTCGGCAATAATTCATTTCGGTGGACGGTTGTAAGTCAATACGGAATTTGCCCGGGCAGTAATGACCAGGTCATCATTACACGTGACCAGGCGCCTGCTCCTGCACTGGCAGGAGACGACCAGGATTTATGCAGTTCAGTAACAGCAACACTGGGTGCAAATGCAGCAACAATAGGAACCGGAACCTGGACGGTAGTCTGGAACCCCTCGGCTGTTGCTCCGGTATTTACCCCGGGTATAAACAGTCCGAATGCCACGGTTCAGATACTGCCCGGAAATGAAGGTGTCTACAGGTTCGCCTGGACAATTGTCAATAACAGCTGCCGCACTTCCGATTCACTTACAGTTGATTTCGGAAAGCCTGTCGTACCCGCGAATGCTGGTCCGTCCGATTCTGTATGCGGTATAACGGTTGCCTTAAATGCCAATAATCCGGGTACCGGAACCGGTACCTGGACAAAAGTTACCGGTGCAGGAAATGTTGATTTTGTCCCGGGGATACATTCACCTTCAGCCATAGCGCAGATTCAGGCCGGCCAGGAAGGTGTCTACAGTTTCGAATGGAGAATTACAAGCGGATCCTGTCCTCCTACATCTGATACAGTCAGTATTCTTTATAAACCCACACCCGGTATGCCCTCATCAACAGACGCAGCAAATTGCGGACCGGCATCCATGACACTGTCCTCCACAACCGGTACCGGTGGTGACATTAACCGATGGTACACTGCAGTAATCGGGGGAACAATGATAATTGAAAACAGCACGCTTATAACACCTTTATTAACAAGTGATGCCGATTACTGGGTATCCACTTATAATTTCACCACCGGTTGTGAGAGCAACCGTCACCAGGTGCATGCAGATATCAATCCTATACCCGATCCTCCCGCTGTTTCAGATATTCAGCACTGCGGAAGCACAAGCTTTTCATTATCCTCAGTAACCGGAAGATACGGGTCAACCAGCAGGTGGTATGATGCACCTGCCGGTGGCAACCTCCTGGCTACTTCAGATACCTTCAACAGTCCGATACTCACCGCCCCTGTTACCTATTATATTTCTTCCTTTAATGAAGCCACAGGTTGTGAAAGCAATCGTACCGCATTGAATGTCCGGATTAATCCGGTACCCGATATTCCGGTTGCATCCGACACAGCAAGGTGCGGCGAGGGAATATTGACAATTCAATCATTACCGGGTTTAAACGGAACACAAAACCAGTGGTACGATTCACCTGCCGGAAATGTAATCGATACATCGCTTAACTTCACAACACCTTATCTTACCGCAACGACTCCTTACTGGATATCAACAATTAATAATCTTACCGGATGCAGAAGTGCAAGGATCAGAGTGTGGGCCAACATTCATCCTGTTCCGGGTTTCCCGGCTGTGAACGATGTTTCTGTCTGCGGACCTGACACAGTGAGGATCATATCTGTTGCAGGAGTAAACGGAACTATCAGCAGGTGGTATGACAGTATTACCGGCGGAAACCTTCTTGCCCAGGATGACATCTTTAATGCCGGACTGATTTCAACTACAAGCCGGTATTTTGTTTCCACTTACAATCAGAACACACATTGTGAAAGCAGCAGGAAAGCTGTTAACGCAGTGATACTTCCTGTTCCGCCGGCTAATCCTATAATAGGTCCGGATGCGGTGGGTATTAACCAGACGAATGTCATTTACTCAGTAAATTTCCATCCGGGGTCAACCTATAAATGGTTCATTCCACCGGGTATTGATTCGTTACTGCAAAGTCAGAATTTTGTAATGCTTGGTTTTCCGAACCTTGGAACCTACAACCTTTCTGTAACTGAAACCAACAGCATAGGATGCCAGGGGCCTCCGGCAAATAAACCGGTAGAGGTAAAAGCGGACGTAATTCTGCTTGATATCAGCGCCTCAGGTGGAAGGGCCTGTATAAACAATGATTTACCCATATCCGTTTCGCCTTCCGGCGGAACGCCATCGTATGTATTTGCCTGGGGCGGCGCCACCCAATATCTTAATTCGACAAATACGTCAAACCCGATTTTCAACTGCCCTGTTGCAGGCAGTTTTATGTTGACAATAACCGTGAATGATATCAATTTAAACCATACAACTGATACCATTTGGGTCACTGTGCGACCAGATCCGGTTGCTAATATTTCATTACCGGATACCATGGTCTGCAGTGGCAGTGATTTACAATTGCAGGGGATTGCCACCGGAGGATCCGGAACCTATTCGTCATTCACATGGACCGGTCAAACGATGCCGCTTTCCGCCACCGATATTGCAGATCCCGTTTTCAATACCTATCTGCCCGGAACCTACAGGATAAAACTTACGGTAATTGATGATTTCGGATGCCAGGACATTGATTCGGTAAATATACTGAATGACTCTCCACAGGCTGTTTTCAGCAGCGATGCCCGGCCTGCATGCAGTCCTCTTCCCGTAAGCTTTTTAAATAATTCACTGAACGCGACGGATTACCTGTGGAACTTTGGTGACGGACGGACAAGCACAGAGAAAGACCCTGTTCACGTGTTCAATAACACAACCAATTCGGTTCAGTATTTTAATGTTCAGCTCACAGCAATCAGCGGCAACCATTGTATTCATTCTTTCAACGATTATATAACCGTATACCCGAATCCGGTGCTTTCAATCAGTACCTATCCCGAAATGGCCTGTGCCCCGGCTGATATATTGCTTTCTTCTACTCCCGGAGGGCATAGTTATAACTGGGACTTTGGCGACGGTTTCCAGGCAGCCGGTGATTTCAATATCATGCATACTTTTAATAACGACACTGATCACGATACAACATTTACCATTCATCTTTTTTCGACGTCCTATTTTGGCTGCACGGATTCAGGTACAACCAGCATAGTGGTACATCCCTCACCGGAAGCTTTATTCACAGCAGATCCGTTATCTCAAATGATACCCGATCGTATTGTGAATTTTCAAAATAACAGTCAACAGGGAAATTGGGATTACCTGTGGCGGTTCGGCGATGACAGTACTTCAACAGCCCGTAATCCGGGTTCACATGAGTATCCCGGACCGGGGCGTTACCTGGTTTACCTTATTGTTAAGGGAACCTATTGCAGCGACAGTACATGGGTAAATGTTGAAATTGTTCCGCATCCTCCGGTTGCGGCCTTTAAGCCAATTGAACCCGGTTGCCTGCCACTGACAATACAATTCGAAAACACATCCGCTTATTCAAATAGTTTCTTATGGGAATTTGGTGACGGATCTGTTTCAAACAAGCCCAATCCCGAATATACCTATTATGAACCGGGTACTTTCACAATCAAGCTCACAGCATGGGGCGACAATGGAACTGCCGATTCCTACAGCACTCAGAACGATGTGTATGTTTTACCCAATGCGTTCTTCGATATTAAACCGAGGCGTGTTTATGCCAACGAGCAAAACGTCTTGTTTGAAAACCAATCGGACAATGGCACTTATCCGCTTGACGGAAACAGGTACCTGTGGGATTTCGGCGATGGCACCGGATCTGAAGAGGAGAATCCGCAACATGTTTACCAAAAGGACGGAAGTTACAATGTCGTTCTGAACGTCTGGACCAACAAGGGTTGTTATGATGTGTATGAATACCAGGCAGCAGTGCTTGTTGAACCTATAGGAAAGATCCTTTTCCCGAATGTATTCAGTCCCGAAGCCGAACTCCAGGAAAACAGGATCTTTAAGCCAGGAATTATTGATTATGTTGATGAATATCATCTGATGATATTTAACCGCTGGGGTGAGTTTATTTTTGAAAGTTTCAGCCAGGAAGTTGGCTGGGATGGCATGATTAACGGCCAGGTAGCCAAGGAAGATGTGTATATATGGAAGGTAGAGGGTAAATACACAAACGGGCAGGTCTTTATTCTTACAGGTGATGTAACCTTATTAAGATAGGTGAGGACGTATGAAAAGGGTTATTGTCATATTGGTTCTTCTCGCCTGCATCATCAGGGTTTTTCCCCAGGACCCTCAGTTCTCCCAGTTTTATTCGAATTATTTGTACCTGGCGCCGTCTTTTGCTGGATTAACGGAACAGAACCGGTTAAGCCTGAATTACAGGAACCAGTGGCCGGCCATTTCAAACGGGTTTAAGACCTACTCGGTTTCCTTTGATAAATTTATTGAAAAGTTCAGCAGCGGGCTTGGTCTGCTAGCTTACCAGGATGTTGCCGGTACCGGCCATATGAGGACTACGAGTGTTGGTGCCCAGTATTCTTTTGATTTCCGGCTGACGGAGTCAATGCATGTGAGGCCCGGATTATATTTTAATTACACAGAGAGGGGTATTGATTTTGACAGGCTGACATGGGCCGACCAGATTACACCTGACGGAACCTCCTCTTCATCGAATGAGCACAAAACAATAGGAAAGGCAGGAGATATAGATTTTTCGACCTCCCTGTTGATGTATACCGACAGAATCTGGTTCGGAACCGCTGTAGATCATATTCTGAAACCGAATCAGTCGCTATATCTCTACGAGGGAAATGAAAAAAACCAGGGAACAGTACCTCTTAAATATTCGGTATTCGGCGGAGTGAAATTTTTACGACCGGAAAAATTACTCCGGCCAATTCCTACAAGTATTCAGCTTGCCTTTCTTTATAAGCAGCAGGCGCAATACAGGCAGCTTGACCTCGGAGTTTACTGGTATCACAGCCCTTTTGTGGCAGGAATATGGTACAGGGGAATACCGATGTATAAAGAGGTATTCAACCGAGATGCTGCCACAATTCTTATCGGTGTAAAGATGGATGACCTGAACATCGGCTACAGTTATGATTTTACAATCTCCCGGTTAATGACCCATGCAGGGGGTGCCCACGAAATCTCGGTGAGTTATGTATTCAAAACAAGACCCCTGAAGCATAAAATAAAAATGGTACCCTGCCCGGAATTCTAATTACTGAACCTGTATGAACAGGGTGGCATGTTTTGGTTTGTGGATGCCATTCTTCAGAAATATATTAATTACTTCACGGGCTTTATTCTCATAAAAATAATAGTAATCAGAACCTTTAAGCTGGGCTACTTTTCGCCTGAGCCGGTCAGATATTTCATTGATTTCATGCATATCCATTTTCTCACCGGTTTCTTCGGAATGGATGAAATACTCGGTAAGTTGAAATTCAGGTATGTTTACGAGTGAGAATAATTCTTTCAGTGAGTAAATATCCCGGTGGTAGTGACCCTGGTGATTATCGATATCAGAAACAAGCCGGTGGTAAAGCATATAAGTTTCATCAAGAGCCGTATTATTTTCATTCAGCATTTCATTGACGATCACAAGTCCTTTTTTCCGGCATATCCTTGCTGTTTCCCGGAATAATTTGGGCAGGTTATCCACATGGTGCAAAGCATTTGACATGGTAACCGTATCAAAATATCCTGTAGTGAAAGGCATTTCAAGGGCTGAAGCAAGAACCAATATTACCTGTTTATCCGACAATACCTCGCGGGCCTGCATGAGTTGCTGAGGATCATTATCGATACCGGCTATACTTCTGGATGAATGAAAGGATTCAATTGCGAATTTCAGGAAATCGCCACGGCCGACGGCTACATCGAGGAAATTTCCGGCATCAATATGACTGATCCTGTTTTTTAGGACCAGCATTTTTTCATAATTCATGCAGAATCAGGATTATTACAAATAAAGGTACATCCTTCGGAAAAGGATAACAATGGTATTTATCATGCACAATATCACCTTCCTAAAATGCGGCCATTAACAGGTCGATATTTTTGGAGGGTATTCCAAACTGGTTACCCAGGTATTCATTGGTGAGTATGCCGTTGTATATATACACGCTGTTGCGAACGCCGAGGTTGGCTTTTAGAAAGGGTTTAAAACCTCCTGAACTGCCAACCGTTACAAGAATCGGAGAAAGGATATTGCTGAGGGCTATGGATGCAGTGCGGGCCACACGTGACGGCATATTGGGCACTGAAAAATGAAGGACATTGTGTTTTGTGTAAACGGCATCCTGCATTGACCTGTATTCGGATGTCTCAATGCAACCTCCCATGTCGATGCTGAGATCAATTATAACACTTCCCTTTTTCATTTCTTTAACCATATCTTCGGTCACAAAATACCGGGGACCCGTGTCCCATAAGTTAATGGCACCGATGAGGACATCAGCGGATTTGAGTGTACGCCGCAGAACCTTAGGATGAAAAATAGAAGTATATAACCTTCTTCCGAGGTTTCTTTGTAATTCTTCAAGCCGTTGAGGGGAGTTATCAAATACCTTAACAATAGCACCAAGCCCCAGGGCGGCCCGGGCTGCAAATTCAGCAATTGTATCTGCGCCAATAATAACCACTTCGGTAGGTGTGATCCCTGCAATTCCGCCAAGGAGAACACCTTTGCCGCCATTTTGATTGCTCAGCAATTCCGCTGCAATATTTATGGCTGAAATGCCCGATATGGCACTCATCGATTGAATTACGGGGTAATACCCGTGTTCATCACGGATTTGTTCAATGGCAAAAGCAGTGCATTTTTTATCCATCAGTCCCCGAATGTACTCCTCAGTCTGGCGGGCGAGGTGAACCGAAGAAAGGATGACCTGGTTTCCTTTCAGCATTTCAATATCTTTGGTGTCGGGAGGAGAGATTTTGAGGATAATATCGGCATTCATCACCTGTTTCCTCGAATCGAGAATAAAAGCTCCGCATTCGCTGTAATCCGTGTCATTATACCTGGCACCCTCACCGGTTTTAGCTTCAAGCAAAACCTCATGGCCATTATTTACAAGTACTTCAACGGCTTCAGGTGTAAGAGAAACTCTTTGCTCAACCTGTTGTTTTTCACGGGGCAAACCGATGGTAAGTTTTTTAAACTTTCTTCCCATGGCTACCATTTCTTCCTGCGGCAATAACCCGCCGTAAAACAGGGGATTACTTGCAGCTTCAGGCCGGGGATCTACCATATGCTATGATGTTAAAATACCAACAAACTAAGGTACTATAAAAAGAATAAAACATCAAACTTTTGGATTTCATTTAAAGTTCGATCGAAACGGACCTTTTGTTTTCGCCCGTTTCGTGCAGGTGGACCTTTACGATCCCTTCCGGCAAAAGGGATTCGGCCTTTTCAGCCCATTCAATGAAAATGTAGTTATCACCGTAAAAATATTCCTCGTAGCCCAGGTCATACAACTCACCTACCTGGTTAATCCGGTAAAGATCAAAATGATACAGGGTTTCGCCTGAAGAGGTTGTGTATTCATTTACAAGGGAGAATGTAGGACTTGTAACCAGCCCTGTTGCACCCAGTTCGTGGCAAATTGCTTTTATAAAAGTTGTCTTGCCTGAGCCCATCGGACCGTAAAATGCAAAACTCCTGTGACCATCGGTCACTTCATTGAATTTGCGGGCAGCGCTATGAATAGCGGCAAGTGAATTTATTTCAAAGCTAATCATTGTCAACGCGGAATCATCGTAACAAGAGGAACCATCATTTCTTCCATTGAAATACCGCCATGCTGAAAGGTGTTCCTGTAATAACTTACATAATAGTTGTAATTATTCGGATAGGCCAGGAAATCGCTGTTCATGGCAAATATATATCCTGAACTCACATCGGCTTTTGGCAGATGTGCGGCAAAAGGCTCACGAATTTCAAAAACTTCTTTAGGATTGTAATTTAAATTCTTACCCATTTTATATCTTAAATTCACGGATGTCTTTTTATCGCCGACTACTTTAAGCGGATTATTTACCCTGATGGACCCATGATCGGTTGTAAAGACAACAGTTACCCCGTTTTCAGCCAGAAGCCTGATGATATCGAGCAACTGTGAATGCTGAAACCACGATAAGATCAGTGACCGGTATGCCGAATCATCACCCGCCAGTTCCCGGATCATCTCAAGTTCGGTATTGGCATGAGAAAGAAGGTCAATAAAATTGTAAACGATGACAACAAGGTCATAATTCAGCAGGTTACTGAAATTATCCACCAGCTTCTTACCGCTTTTTATGTGGATAATTTTCTCATAATACATCCTGTATTTTTTACCCAGCCGGTTCAGTTGTTTCTGAAGTAGTTCCTCTTCATTAAGGTTTTTGCCTCCTTCTTCGTCATCATTCAGCCAAAGCTGGGGATTCATCGATGCAATTTCACGGGGCATAAGTCCTGCAAACATTGAGTTACGTGCGTACTGGGTTGCTGTAGGCAAAATGGAACAGAACAGGGAATCGTCAAGAGATGTATAGAACTCGCTGATAATGGGGTAAAGAGTTCTCCATTGGTCGAGTCGGAGGTTATCAATTAAAATGACAAACACTTTTTTCCGGGCTTCTACAAGGGGAAAAATCTTTTCCTTAAA
Above is a window of Bacteroidales bacterium DNA encoding:
- a CDS encoding type IX secretion system membrane protein PorP/SprF, which encodes MKRVIVILVLLACIIRVFPQDPQFSQFYSNYLYLAPSFAGLTEQNRLSLNYRNQWPAISNGFKTYSVSFDKFIEKFSSGLGLLAYQDVAGTGHMRTTSVGAQYSFDFRLTESMHVRPGLYFNYTERGIDFDRLTWADQITPDGTSSSSNEHKTIGKAGDIDFSTSLLMYTDRIWFGTAVDHILKPNQSLYLYEGNEKNQGTVPLKYSVFGGVKFLRPEKLLRPIPTSIQLAFLYKQQAQYRQLDLGVYWYHSPFVAGIWYRGIPMYKEVFNRDAATILIGVKMDDLNIGYSYDFTISRLMTHAGGAHEISVSYVFKTRPLKHKIKMVPCPEF
- a CDS encoding methyltransferase domain-containing protein, giving the protein MNYEKMLVLKNRISHIDAGNFLDVAVGRGDFLKFAIESFHSSRSIAGIDNDPQQLMQAREVLSDKQVILVLASALEMPFTTGYFDTVTMSNALHHVDNLPKLFRETARICRKKGLVIVNEMLNENNTALDETYMLYHRLVSDIDNHQGHYHRDIYSLKELFSLVNIPEFQLTEYFIHSEETGEKMDMHEINEISDRLRRKVAQLKGSDYYYFYENKAREVINIFLKNGIHKPKHATLFIQVQ
- a CDS encoding alanine dehydrogenase, producing the protein MVDPRPEAASNPLFYGGLLPQEEMVAMGRKFKKLTIGLPREKQQVEQRVSLTPEAVEVLVNNGHEVLLEAKTGEGARYNDTDYSECGAFILDSRKQVMNADIILKISPPDTKDIEMLKGNQVILSSVHLARQTEEYIRGLMDKKCTAFAIEQIRDEHGYYPVIQSMSAISGISAINIAAELLSNQNGGKGVLLGGIAGITPTEVVIIGADTIAEFAARAALGLGAIVKVFDNSPQRLEELQRNLGRRLYTSIFHPKVLRRTLKSADVLIGAINLWDTGPRYFVTEDMVKEMKKGSVIIDLSIDMGGCIETSEYRSMQDAVYTKHNVLHFSVPNMPSRVARTASIALSNILSPILVTVGSSGGFKPFLKANLGVRNSVYIYNGILTNEYLGNQFGIPSKNIDLLMAAF
- the tsaE gene encoding tRNA (adenosine(37)-N6)-threonylcarbamoyltransferase complex ATPase subunit type 1 TsaE, with the translated sequence MISFEINSLAAIHSAARKFNEVTDGHRSFAFYGPMGSGKTTFIKAICHELGATGLVTSPTFSLVNEYTTSSGETLYHFDLYRINQVGELYDLGYEEYFYGDNYIFIEWAEKAESLLPEGIVKVHLHETGENKRSVSIEL
- a CDS encoding bifunctional response regulator/alkaline phosphatase family protein, yielding MRILWIDDEIDLLKPHILFLNEKGYQVDTASNGADAIDLIQGAHFDLVLLDENMPGLSGIETLNKIRVLNTALPVVMITKSEEEHIMETAIGSKISDYLIKPVNPNQILLSLKKNLETKKLITRETTSAYQSEFRNLGIDINNSRSYSDWENIYRRLVYWELELERSDDASMYEVLRMQKSEAGSGFSRFIKNNYLSWFTDKSSDKPLLSAAVFKEKIFPLVEARKKVFVILIDNLRLDQWRTLYPIISEFYTSLDDSLFCSILPTATQYARNSMFAGLMPREIASMNPQLWLNDDEEGGKNLNEEELLQKQLNRLGKKYRMYYEKIIHIKSGKKLVDNFSNLLNYDLVVIVYNFIDLLSHANTELEMIRELAGDDSAYRSLILSWFQHSQLLDIIRLLAENGVTVVFTTDHGSIRVNNPLKVVGDKKTSVNLRYKMGKNLNYNPKEVFEIREPFAAHLPKADVSSGYIFAMNSDFLAYPNNYNYYVSYYRNTFQHGGISMEEMMVPLVTMIPR